A portion of the Mesobacillus jeotgali genome contains these proteins:
- a CDS encoding response regulator transcription factor, with the protein MKILVIEDNESVCAMIEMFFLKEGIDGRFVNDGLKGYEAFKSEQWDLLIVDWMLPGMDGVSLCRKIRQEDSDVPIIMLTAKDSESDQVLGLEMGADDYVTKPFSPLALMARIKAVARRYQKQKPDENSDIGTGRLKINKETREVSLDGKPVTNLTPKEFDLLLFFAQHPRQVFTREQLLERVWGYQFYGDERTVDVHIKRLRKKIGTAEQPFFHTVWGVGYKFDESVDGHEG; encoded by the coding sequence GTGAAGATATTAGTGATTGAGGATAATGAAAGTGTCTGCGCGATGATTGAGATGTTCTTTTTAAAAGAGGGCATTGATGGCAGGTTTGTGAATGATGGACTCAAAGGTTATGAGGCTTTTAAAAGTGAGCAATGGGACCTGCTGATAGTGGACTGGATGCTGCCGGGGATGGATGGAGTCAGCTTATGCAGGAAGATCAGGCAGGAGGACAGTGATGTGCCGATCATTATGCTGACTGCCAAGGACAGTGAATCGGACCAGGTTCTTGGTTTGGAGATGGGGGCGGATGATTATGTGACGAAGCCCTTCAGCCCGCTTGCTTTGATGGCGAGGATCAAGGCTGTCGCCCGCCGTTATCAAAAACAGAAGCCTGACGAGAACAGCGATATCGGGACAGGGCGCTTGAAGATCAACAAAGAAACCCGTGAAGTGAGCCTGGATGGGAAACCAGTTACAAATTTGACGCCAAAGGAGTTTGACCTGCTTCTATTTTTCGCCCAGCATCCCCGCCAGGTTTTTACAAGAGAGCAGCTTCTCGAGCGGGTGTGGGGTTATCAGTTTTACGGGGATGAACGTACGGTGGATGTTCATATCAAACGTTTAAGAAAAAAGATCGGCACCGCTGAACAGCCATTTTTCCATACTGTCTGGGGAGTTGGCTATAAATTCGATGAATCGGTGGATGGGCATGAAGGTTAA
- a CDS encoding GntP family permease, whose protein sequence is MELFIILLALGLLMFTAYKGYSVILFAPIAALLAVLLTDPSHVLPFFSNIFMEKMVGFIKNYFPVFLLGAIFGKVVEMSGIAESIAKSIIKLVGGTRAILAIVLMGAILTYSGVSLFVVVFAIYPFAKNLFREANIPKRLIPGTIALGAFTFTMDALPGTPQIQNVIPTSFFGTDIYAAPALGIIGAILVFALGMLYLETLRKKAARRGEGFYGFDNAESAAAAEADVLEEGGSSIDMTAKTNTLRAVLAFVPLVLVGVANKFFTVNLPKWYPNGFDFSKIGLESYGTVQMSGVVGIWSVELALILGILATLLYDWKKVTGGFKVGINTAIGGALLASMNTGAEYGFGGVISSLPGFSVVSKGISTTFTDPLINGAVTTTTLAGVTGSASGGMGIALSAMADTYMKAITEFNIPPEVMHRVISMASGGMDTLPHNGAVITLLAVTGLTHKQSYKDIFAITIIKTLAVFFIIAVYKLTGLV, encoded by the coding sequence ATGGAGCTATTCATTATACTTTTGGCCCTTGGATTATTGATGTTCACGGCTTATAAAGGGTATTCAGTTATCCTTTTCGCCCCGATTGCAGCCCTTTTGGCGGTGCTGCTGACGGATCCAAGCCACGTGCTTCCTTTTTTCAGCAACATCTTCATGGAGAAGATGGTTGGATTCATTAAGAACTACTTCCCGGTATTCTTGCTGGGTGCGATTTTCGGAAAGGTCGTTGAAATGTCAGGGATTGCCGAATCAATCGCCAAATCAATCATTAAACTTGTCGGCGGCACTCGCGCAATCCTGGCAATTGTTCTGATGGGCGCCATTTTAACATACAGCGGTGTCAGCCTTTTCGTTGTCGTTTTTGCAATCTATCCTTTTGCTAAAAACTTATTCAGAGAGGCGAATATTCCGAAAAGACTTATTCCGGGGACAATCGCACTTGGTGCGTTCACTTTCACTATGGATGCGCTCCCAGGAACGCCACAGATCCAGAACGTCATTCCGACAAGCTTTTTTGGCACTGATATTTACGCGGCACCTGCCCTTGGAATCATCGGGGCAATCCTGGTATTCGCATTAGGTATGCTCTATCTCGAAACCCTCCGCAAAAAAGCTGCAAGACGCGGTGAAGGATTCTACGGATTTGATAACGCCGAATCTGCTGCTGCAGCTGAAGCTGATGTACTGGAGGAAGGTGGCAGCAGCATTGACATGACAGCTAAAACAAACACCTTAAGGGCTGTTTTGGCTTTTGTTCCATTGGTGCTTGTAGGAGTTGCCAACAAGTTCTTCACCGTGAATCTGCCAAAATGGTATCCTAATGGCTTTGATTTTTCAAAAATCGGCCTAGAATCTTACGGTACTGTCCAAATGTCCGGAGTAGTAGGAATCTGGTCCGTTGAGCTGGCATTAATCCTTGGTATCCTGGCTACACTTCTCTATGATTGGAAAAAGGTTACCGGCGGCTTCAAGGTTGGGATCAACACGGCGATTGGCGGTGCTTTGCTTGCCTCGATGAACACTGGTGCTGAATATGGTTTCGGCGGGGTCATTTCCTCTCTGCCTGGCTTCTCGGTTGTTAGTAAAGGAATTTCTACTACTTTCACAGACCCTCTGATTAATGGAGCGGTGACGACGACCACTCTTGCTGGTGTGACTGGATCCGCTTCAGGCGGAATGGGAATTGCTTTGAGTGCAATGGCAGATACGTATATGAAAGCAATCACAGAGTTCAATATTCCGCCAGAGGTTATGCACCGTGTCATCTCGATGGCGTCCGGCGGCATGGATACACTTCCGCACAACGGAGCAGTCATCACATTGCTTGCGGTTACTGGATTGACTCATAAACAATCTTATAAAGATATTTTCGCCATCACCATCATTAAAACTTTGGCTGTATTCTTCATTATTGCAGTCTACAAGTTAACTGGACTAGTATAA
- the nadE gene encoding ammonia-dependent NAD(+) synthetase has translation MSLQKQIIEALNVKPQIDPQQEIRNRIDFLKEYLLTAKAKGFVLGISGGQDSTLGGRLAQLAAEELRSEGKEAKFVAVRLPYAVQKDEEDAQKALDFIQPDQTITFNIQPAVDTFNTQFEAAIGDKMTDFNKGNAKARMRMITQYAIAGQEGLLVIGTDHAAEAVTGFYTKYGDGGADLLPLSGLNKRQGRELLKALNAEPRLYLKEPTADLLDNKPLQSDETELGVSYDAIDDYLEGKQIEEATAAKIEGRYLVSEHKRQMPASMFDSWWKK, from the coding sequence ATGAGTTTACAAAAACAGATTATCGAGGCTTTAAATGTGAAGCCGCAAATTGATCCCCAGCAGGAAATCAGGAACAGAATCGACTTTTTAAAAGAGTATTTACTTACGGCAAAGGCGAAAGGATTCGTGCTTGGAATCAGCGGCGGCCAGGATTCCACTCTTGGTGGGAGACTTGCCCAGTTGGCTGCAGAGGAATTGCGGTCAGAGGGTAAGGAGGCCAAATTTGTGGCTGTCAGGCTTCCCTATGCTGTGCAAAAGGACGAGGAAGATGCTCAAAAAGCACTGGACTTCATCCAGCCTGACCAAACGATCACTTTCAATATTCAGCCTGCGGTCGATACATTCAATACACAATTTGAAGCAGCGATCGGCGACAAGATGACCGACTTCAATAAAGGGAACGCAAAGGCAAGGATGAGGATGATTACACAGTATGCAATTGCCGGGCAGGAAGGCTTGCTCGTGATTGGGACAGATCACGCTGCCGAGGCAGTAACCGGTTTTTACACAAAATACGGAGATGGCGGAGCTGATTTGCTGCCTTTATCAGGCTTGAACAAGCGACAGGGCAGGGAGCTGCTGAAGGCTTTGAACGCAGAACCGAGATTGTACCTGAAAGAGCCTACTGCCGACCTTCTTGACAATAAGCCGCTTCAGTCAGATGAAACGGAGCTTGGTGTCAGCTATGATGCAATTGATGATTACCTTGAAGGAAAGCAAATTGAAGAAGCAACAGCTGCCAAAATTGAAGGCAGATATCTAGTTTCAGAGCATAAACGGCAGATGCCCGCATCCATGTTCGACTCATGGTGGAAAAAATAA
- a CDS encoding acyl CoA:acetate/3-ketoacid CoA transferase: MSSIKIISSQEAANLFTDNAVVGLGGFIGVGVAEEIYIEVEKRFLENHSPKNLTLVYAAGNGDGIDRGMNHYAHEGLVKRIIGGHMGLAPKFQPLVVNNKIEAYNLPQGVISQMFRDGAAGKPRTITHVGLGTFVDPDVDGGKLNDATKDEIVEKVSFDGKPYLAYKTQKLDFALLKGSVSDENGNISFEKEPLTLEILSIAMNARNSGGKVIVQVEKIVKNGSIDPKLVAIPGILVDYVVVVENPANHMQTFGTQHNEDFYRSDVVHKQSAAKYPLNERKVIARRAAMLLNKDIKVLNYGIGVPEIIAHVLQEEGMNDLFTPTLEPGAIGGTAAGGLDFGCSIGPEAIIDQPYMFDYYDGGGIDAAFLGLAQCDTKGNINVSKFGPKIAGCGGFINITQNARQIAFCGTFTAGGLKVETGSGKLQILQEGKAKKFIEEVEQITFSGDVARENSKKVIYITERAVFELLPEGLTLTEIAPGINLERDILSLMDFRPLIAKDLKLMDSRIFMDQPMGLKDKKTAGFRNIAAI, encoded by the coding sequence ATGTCTTCTATAAAAATCATTTCCTCACAGGAAGCAGCGAATCTGTTCACCGATAACGCAGTTGTTGGCCTCGGCGGTTTTATCGGCGTAGGCGTTGCCGAAGAGATTTATATTGAAGTAGAAAAAAGGTTCCTTGAAAACCACTCCCCTAAAAACCTTACCCTGGTTTATGCTGCCGGGAATGGTGATGGGATAGACCGCGGCATGAATCATTATGCTCACGAAGGACTTGTGAAAAGAATCATTGGCGGACATATGGGGCTTGCACCGAAGTTCCAGCCGCTTGTTGTAAATAATAAAATTGAAGCCTATAACCTGCCACAGGGTGTCATTTCACAAATGTTCCGGGACGGCGCCGCCGGCAAGCCGCGCACGATTACGCATGTTGGACTTGGAACATTTGTCGACCCTGATGTTGATGGCGGCAAACTCAATGATGCAACAAAAGATGAGATTGTTGAAAAAGTAAGCTTTGATGGTAAACCTTATCTTGCCTATAAAACACAAAAGCTTGATTTCGCTTTGCTGAAGGGTTCGGTTTCTGACGAAAATGGCAATATCAGCTTCGAAAAGGAACCGCTTACTTTGGAGATCCTCTCCATTGCCATGAATGCGCGCAACAGCGGCGGCAAAGTAATTGTCCAGGTTGAAAAAATCGTCAAAAATGGTTCAATCGACCCTAAGCTTGTGGCTATTCCGGGAATACTGGTCGACTATGTGGTGGTTGTTGAGAATCCGGCAAACCATATGCAAACATTCGGTACGCAGCACAACGAAGACTTTTACAGAAGCGATGTCGTCCACAAGCAATCAGCTGCAAAATATCCTCTTAACGAACGCAAGGTGATCGCGCGGCGTGCAGCCATGCTTTTAAACAAAGATATAAAAGTATTAAATTACGGTATCGGTGTGCCTGAAATCATCGCACATGTACTTCAGGAAGAAGGAATGAATGACCTGTTCACTCCAACGCTGGAACCGGGTGCCATTGGCGGCACTGCAGCTGGCGGACTCGACTTTGGCTGCTCGATTGGACCAGAGGCAATCATTGACCAGCCTTACATGTTTGACTATTATGATGGCGGCGGAATTGATGCTGCATTCCTTGGCCTGGCTCAATGTGATACAAAAGGGAATATTAATGTTTCAAAGTTCGGACCTAAAATTGCCGGTTGCGGCGGATTCATCAATATTACCCAAAACGCAAGGCAAATCGCATTTTGCGGAACGTTCACTGCCGGAGGCCTGAAGGTGGAGACAGGCAGTGGGAAACTGCAAATTCTCCAGGAGGGCAAGGCAAAGAAATTTATTGAAGAAGTCGAGCAAATTACTTTCAGCGGTGATGTGGCACGGGAAAATAGCAAAAAGGTCATCTATATCACCGAGCGTGCCGTCTTTGAACTTTTGCCTGAGGGATTAACACTTACAGAAATCGCGCCGGGCATCAACTTAGAAAGAGATATCCTTTCCCTGATGGATTTCAGGCCATTGATCGCCAAAGACCTGAAATTGATGGACAGCAGGATATTCATGGATCAGCCGATGGGTTTAAAAGATAAAAAGACTGCTGGCTTTCGTAATATTGCGGCAATCTGA
- a CDS encoding HAMP domain-containing sensor histidine kinase: MKVKYIYQQFLSHISIIIVAFLILSLVFTQYVETLVYKNKTEELISYGDNILRDLDRGTERPDQVINQYARVLFGRDIQFSVFDENIQLLNPIRWRGPAIELSEKEWSQLTNGEPIVKNYDLKRYDRAVTLVVLPYINRGNFIGGILLTSPISGTREMITEINKYLFYTVLIALAVSFLLSWLLSRIHVNRIKKLQEATSAVAAGDYTVKVPSSDFDEIGELANDFNGMVDRLNASKSEIESLENRRRQFMSDVSHELRTPLTTISGMIEGLRNNMIPEAEKERGINLVSQETKRLIRLVNENLDYDKIRSNQVQLHKEEIELIEVLEIIQDQLELQAEERNNRIEIESGDSAIVYADYDRLVQILINITKNSIQFTENGTITLRGRKSGQMTVIEIEDTGIGIEPAEIEKIWHRFYKADISRTSNPFGEFGLGLSIVKQLVQMHDGKITVESEQGKGTKFVIQLPFR; encoded by the coding sequence ATGAAGGTTAAGTATATTTACCAGCAATTCCTGAGCCATATCAGCATCATTATTGTCGCCTTCCTTATCTTGAGCCTGGTTTTCACGCAGTATGTTGAAACACTTGTTTATAAAAACAAGACGGAGGAGCTGATTTCCTACGGTGATAACATTCTCCGTGATCTCGACCGCGGTACGGAAAGGCCGGACCAGGTGATCAATCAATATGCGAGGGTCTTGTTTGGACGTGACATTCAATTCAGTGTGTTCGATGAGAATATCCAGCTGCTGAACCCAATCAGATGGAGAGGGCCAGCTATTGAATTATCGGAGAAAGAGTGGAGCCAGCTAACAAACGGGGAGCCCATTGTGAAAAATTATGACCTAAAACGTTATGACCGTGCTGTAACCCTGGTTGTTCTGCCGTATATAAACCGCGGCAACTTCATTGGCGGCATTCTCCTGACCTCTCCGATCAGCGGGACAAGGGAGATGATTACCGAAATCAATAAGTACTTGTTTTATACGGTGCTGATTGCGCTTGCTGTTTCATTCCTTCTGAGCTGGCTGCTGTCACGCATCCATGTGAACAGGATTAAAAAACTCCAGGAAGCAACCTCGGCCGTTGCAGCCGGGGATTATACGGTGAAAGTTCCTTCTTCTGATTTTGATGAAATCGGAGAATTGGCGAATGATTTCAACGGGATGGTGGACAGGCTGAATGCCTCGAAGTCTGAAATCGAAAGTCTGGAAAACCGGCGCCGCCAATTCATGTCCGATGTGTCCCATGAATTGAGGACACCGCTAACGACCATCAGCGGGATGATTGAGGGACTCAGGAATAATATGATCCCTGAGGCGGAGAAAGAGCGGGGCATCAACCTCGTCAGCCAGGAAACGAAGAGGCTGATCAGGCTGGTCAATGAAAACCTTGATTATGATAAAATCCGCTCCAATCAGGTGCAGCTTCATAAAGAGGAAATCGAGCTGATCGAGGTGCTTGAAATCATTCAGGATCAGTTGGAATTGCAGGCAGAGGAGCGTAATAACCGAATTGAGATTGAATCCGGGGATTCGGCAATTGTCTATGCGGATTATGACCGTCTCGTTCAAATTCTGATCAATATTACGAAAAATAGTATCCAGTTCACTGAAAACGGGACAATCACGTTACGTGGCAGGAAGAGTGGGCAGATGACAGTAATTGAAATTGAGGACACCGGCATTGGCATCGAACCCGCTGAAATCGAAAAAATCTGGCATCGTTTTTACAAAGCCGATATTTCGAGGACGAGCAATCCTTTTGGGGAATTCGGTCTTGGTCTATCCATCGTTAAGCAGCTGGTACAGATGCACGATGGTAAAATTACAGTGGAGAGCGAACAAGGAAAAGGGACAAAATTTGTGATACAACTTCCTTTTCGATAA
- a CDS encoding Gfo/Idh/MocA family protein: MVRFGVVGTNWITESFIRGASHHQDFQLVAVYSRTEERAAKFAGKYDVDNIFTDLEEMAKSDAIDAVYLASPNSLHASQAITFMKNGKHVLSEKAIASNSQELGDMIRTAKDNRVVLMEALKSTLMPNFKAVQENLDKIGTVRRYFASYCQYSSRYDKYKEGTLMNAFNPEFSAGSLMDIGIYCIYPLVVLFGEPKTIQANGYVLESGVDGEGSLILKYDEMDAVIMFSKITDSTLPSEIHGENGNIRIDKISTPEKVEIIYRDGRSEDLSRKQLADNMFYEAEEFITLIQQGKMESENNSLENSRITMKILDEARLQMGVKFPSDK; this comes from the coding sequence ATGGTGCGTTTCGGAGTAGTAGGTACGAATTGGATTACAGAATCATTTATTAGAGGAGCAAGCCACCATCAGGATTTTCAGCTTGTTGCAGTTTACTCACGCACAGAGGAGCGAGCTGCAAAGTTTGCCGGGAAATATGATGTGGATAACATTTTTACAGACCTGGAAGAAATGGCGAAAAGCGATGCAATTGATGCTGTCTATCTCGCCAGTCCTAATTCTTTGCATGCCAGCCAGGCAATTACCTTTATGAAAAATGGGAAGCATGTTCTTTCCGAAAAAGCGATTGCGTCCAACAGCCAGGAACTGGGCGATATGATCAGGACAGCAAAGGATAATCGGGTAGTTTTGATGGAGGCGCTAAAATCAACCCTTATGCCAAACTTTAAGGCAGTCCAGGAGAATCTGGATAAAATCGGTACAGTCAGAAGATACTTTGCAAGCTATTGCCAGTACTCGTCCCGCTACGATAAATATAAAGAAGGTACATTAATGAACGCCTTCAATCCGGAATTTTCAGCAGGTTCCTTAATGGATATCGGGATTTATTGTATCTACCCACTCGTCGTCCTGTTTGGAGAGCCGAAAACGATTCAGGCGAACGGCTATGTACTTGAATCTGGAGTGGATGGAGAAGGCAGCCTTATTTTGAAATACGATGAAATGGATGCTGTCATCATGTTTTCAAAAATCACCGATTCAACACTTCCTTCTGAAATACACGGAGAGAATGGAAACATCAGGATTGATAAAATCAGCACGCCTGAAAAAGTGGAAATCATTTATCGTGATGGCAGAAGTGAAGATTTATCAAGAAAGCAGCTGGCCGATAATATGTTTTATGAGGCAGAGGAATTCATTACACTAATTCAGCAGGGAAAAATGGAATCCGAAAACAACTCGCTTGAAAACTCGAGGATCACGATGAAGATTCTGGATGAGGCCAGGTTGCAAATGGGTGTCAAATTCCCAAGTGATAAATAA
- a CDS encoding acetyl-CoA C-acetyltransferase codes for MENTIVIASAVRTATGAFGGAFSKVSAVDLGAAAIKSALEKANVSTDVVDEVIMGNVLQAGLGQNPARQAAMRAGLPETCPSMTINKLCGSGLKAVHLAYQAIAAGEADIVVAGGMENMSQAPFVLKGAREGFKMGDQKLVDTLLGDGLVCAFNDYHMGITAENLAEKYEISRSEQDTFAVKSQNRAEAAITSGRFKDEIVPVEVKQRKGDPIIVDQDEHPKFGSTIEKIGKLRPAFKKDGTVTAANASGINDGAAAVVVMSGKKAKELGITPLVTIKANASAGVDPSIMGIGPVNAVKKALKKTDMELTDIDLVEANEAFAAQALSVMKELDMSEENVNVNGGAIALGHPIGASGARILVTLIHELKKREQKYGLATLCIGGGMGVATIIENI; via the coding sequence ATGGAAAATACAATTGTTATTGCAAGTGCGGTAAGAACGGCGACCGGAGCATTTGGCGGAGCTTTTTCGAAAGTATCAGCAGTGGATCTCGGAGCAGCGGCTATTAAGTCTGCACTGGAAAAAGCGAATGTAAGCACTGATGTTGTAGACGAAGTCATCATGGGGAATGTGCTTCAGGCTGGGCTCGGCCAAAACCCTGCCCGCCAGGCTGCCATGAGAGCTGGGCTCCCTGAAACCTGTCCATCCATGACGATCAATAAACTGTGCGGATCAGGTTTGAAGGCGGTTCACCTGGCATATCAGGCCATTGCCGCAGGTGAAGCCGACATCGTCGTCGCTGGCGGCATGGAAAACATGAGCCAGGCACCTTTCGTTCTTAAAGGTGCGCGGGAAGGCTTCAAGATGGGCGACCAAAAGCTAGTAGATACATTGCTTGGCGATGGACTCGTATGTGCATTTAATGATTATCACATGGGCATTACTGCCGAAAACCTTGCGGAAAAATATGAAATTTCACGCAGCGAACAGGACACTTTCGCCGTCAAGAGCCAGAATCGGGCTGAAGCAGCGATTACTTCCGGCCGCTTCAAGGATGAAATTGTCCCTGTTGAAGTAAAGCAGCGTAAAGGTGACCCCATCATCGTCGATCAGGATGAGCATCCAAAATTCGGCAGCACTATTGAGAAGATTGGCAAGTTAAGGCCTGCATTCAAGAAGGACGGAACCGTAACAGCAGCCAATGCTTCTGGAATCAACGATGGTGCCGCTGCAGTTGTTGTCATGAGCGGCAAAAAAGCAAAAGAACTAGGAATTACCCCGTTAGTAACAATCAAGGCGAATGCTTCCGCAGGTGTTGACCCATCCATCATGGGAATTGGACCAGTTAATGCTGTAAAGAAAGCCCTTAAGAAAACAGACATGGAGTTAACGGATATCGATTTAGTAGAGGCAAATGAAGCATTTGCCGCACAAGCTCTTTCGGTCATGAAGGAACTGGACATGAGTGAGGAGAATGTCAATGTCAACGGAGGAGCCATTGCGCTTGGCCACCCAATTGGCGCGAGCGGAGCAAGAATTCTGGTCACACTTATTCATGAACTTAAGAAGCGTGAACAAAAATACGGGCTGGCCACCCTTTGCATTGGCGGCGGAATGGGCGTAGCAACAATTATCGAAAACATTTAA
- a CDS encoding lactonase family protein, which yields MANHEKFKGYFGTYTKGDSEGIYSFTLDAVNGKIMDVEPAAALENPTYLSISNDNRFLYAVAKEGGSGGVAGFSILDSGKLSFIDSQLAAGASPCHVSVNKENNLLLSANYHKGSADSYLLNAETGSIEAVLSSAVHEGSGPDERQEKAHTHYAGFTPDGKYAAVIDLGIDQLITYTLDNGQLIEKSILPIKPGSGPRHLVFHPNNRIAYLMTEFSSEVLVLKYQSENGSFEQLQAISTLPADFTENNQGSAIHISSDGRYVYAANRGHDSIATFRVDPESFKLAFVEHTSTEGNWPRDFVLDPSEKYVIATNQNSSNVALYSRDAETGELTLLQSDVKIPDPVCVKFLNY from the coding sequence ATGGCTAATCATGAAAAATTCAAAGGGTATTTCGGTACCTATACAAAAGGTGACAGTGAGGGAATCTATTCTTTCACCCTCGATGCTGTGAATGGAAAAATCATGGATGTGGAACCAGCAGCTGCCCTGGAGAACCCTACTTATCTGTCGATCAGCAATGATAATCGCTTCCTTTATGCTGTCGCTAAAGAAGGTGGTTCGGGGGGTGTTGCAGGCTTCAGCATCCTCGATTCCGGAAAGCTATCATTTATTGATTCACAGCTTGCGGCAGGAGCTTCACCATGCCACGTAAGCGTGAACAAGGAAAACAACCTTCTTTTATCAGCCAATTACCATAAAGGTTCAGCTGATTCTTATCTGCTTAACGCTGAAACAGGAAGTATTGAAGCGGTGCTCTCAAGCGCGGTCCATGAAGGCTCCGGTCCGGATGAGCGCCAGGAAAAAGCGCATACCCATTATGCCGGTTTCACCCCAGACGGGAAATATGCGGCAGTGATCGATCTTGGCATCGATCAGTTGATTACCTACACTCTCGACAACGGCCAGCTGATTGAAAAGAGTATATTGCCTATTAAACCTGGCAGCGGTCCAAGACATCTCGTTTTCCATCCAAACAACAGAATCGCCTATTTGATGACCGAATTCAGTTCTGAGGTTCTTGTCTTAAAATACCAGTCGGAAAATGGCAGCTTTGAACAGCTCCAGGCGATCTCTACCCTTCCTGCAGATTTTACTGAAAACAACCAGGGAAGTGCGATCCATATTTCTTCTGATGGGAGATACGTCTATGCAGCCAACCGCGGCCATGATAGTATCGCTACTTTCAGGGTGGATCCAGAAAGCTTCAAGCTTGCTTTTGTTGAACATACATCAACAGAAGGCAATTGGCCACGGGACTTTGTCCTTGATCCTAGCGAAAAATACGTGATTGCCACAAACCAAAATTCCAGCAATGTGGCGCTCTACTCTCGGGACGCTGAAACAGGCGAGTTAACTTTGTTGCAGTCTGATGTAAAGATTCCGGATCCGGTTTGTGTAAAGTTTCTGAATTACTAA